From the genome of Deltaproteobacteria bacterium:
GAGAGCGATGGCGATCCGGGACGAAAAAATCCTTCTTTTCGACGGGGCGTGCGGGACGAACCTGCAGCGGATGGAGATCCCCCCGCCCGCCTGGGAGGGACGGGACGGGTGCAACGAATTCCTCAACGTTTCCGCTCCCGAGGTGATCCGGGAGTGGCATTCCTCCTTCCTCTCCGCCGGGGCGACGGTGCTCGAGACGAACACCTTCGGCGCCAACGCGATCGTTCTCGCGGAGTACGGACTGGCCGACCGCGTCGCGGAGATCAACCGGGCGGCGGTCGAAAACGCCCGCGAGGCGATCCGTCGGCACGGCGGGCCCGCGTACGTGGCCGGCTCCATCGGGCCCACCACGAAGCTCCCGTCACTGGGTCACGTCGCCTTCGAGCCGATGGCGGCCGCCTTCGCGGAGCAGGCGCGCGCGCTCGTCGAGGCCGGGGCGGACCTGCTGATCGTCGAGACGTGCC
Proteins encoded in this window:
- a CDS encoding homocysteine S-methyltransferase family protein: MAIRDEKILLFDGACGTNLQRMEIPPPAWEGRDGCNEFLNVSAPEVIREWHSSFLSAGATVLETNTFGANAIVLAEYGLADRVAEINRAAVENAREAIRRHGGPAYVAGSIGPTTKLPSLGHVAFEPMAAAFAEQARALVEAGADLLIVETCQDLLQIKIALVSCFETLERMKRDVPVMVSLTIESTGTMLVGTDVAAALAAIEPFPVFSIGLN